In one window of Lytechinus pictus isolate F3 Inbred chromosome 19, Lp3.0, whole genome shotgun sequence DNA:
- the LOC129283120 gene encoding scavenger receptor cysteine-rich domain superfamily protein-like: MSAVHITMQYTFIVILLGACTLSLFAGAQNSITSDSDAVPWSVRLVGGIYESEGRVEVFQDSQWVTICDSLWSIEEATVVCRQLNYSGADLALVAGLFVGGQGAVGLTNMECNGMESNLSTCKYDLVEDTRCGHSRDAGVVCTSQGSLRLANGTVPGEGRVEILGGSGEWGTICDDLWDKIDAGVACRQLGYPDALDALVNRNYPNSQPYFGPGTGTILLDGLSCTSDKRHLRDCSVTKGWGTHDCGHGEDAGMECDTKLTRLVDGDYDDEGRIEVYYGGRWGRICPTEWSVEDAHVACRELGYPLGARNTKLFDGGDGPFLMDDMQCEGNETRLTDCVFPGFANVQNCAEDHTHGAGVICNKPSAVVKLLSGSGSFEGIVEYRIESEPGLICDSDWSDKEADVLCRQLGYQHGSNEKPVSLGPLSGTIYYHDYHCIGTEDQIGDCTFTVVPRADRCDPDHIAQVVCGPPIDFDLRMTGNRFSEQGRLEVFLKGEWGYVAAGYFSRDSQDTACRHLGFAGALYDIYDDFEFARSSRPILIDNIMCSDSDMKINDCYRLELSGPNSTRQQSDEVSVLCFPYGKKELCDVYTLTT; the protein is encoded by the exons ATGTCCGCCGTCCATATAACTATGCAGTATACTTTCATTGTAATACTTCTAGGAGCGTGTACTCTCTCACTCTTTGCTGGTGCACAGAATAGTATAACATCCGACAGCG ATGCAGTCCCGTGGTCAGTTCGTCTGGTTGGTGGTATCTACGAATCCGAAGGCAGGGTTGAAGTTTTCCAAGACAGCCAATGGGTGACAATATGCGATAGTCTTTGGAGTATTGAAGAAGCGACTGTTGTCTGTCGTCAGCTGAATTACAGTGGAGCTGACCTGGCATTGGTGGCAGGGCTGTTCGTCGGAGGTCAAGGAGCCGTGGGGCTGACGAACATGGAATGTAACGGAATGGAAAGCAACCTCTCAACCTGTAAATACGATCTTGTGGAAGATACAAGGTGTGGGCATTCCAGAGATGCTGGTGTCGTCTGCACGAGTCAGG GAAGTCTTCGTCTAGCAAACGGAACCGTTCCTGGAGAAGGTCGTGTTGAAATTCTTGGAGGATCTGGAGAATGGGGAACAATATGTGACGATTTGTGGGATAAGATTGACGCAGGAGTGGCGTGTAGGCAACTAGGGTATCCAGATGCTTTAGACGCCTTGGTAAATCGGAACTATCCCAACTCGCAGCCGTACTTTGGTCCTGGAACTGGTACTATTCTTCTTGACGGACTTTCCTGTACTAGCGACAAGCGGCATTTGAGAGACTGCAGTGTAACCAAAGGCTGGGGGACCCACGACTGTGGACATGGGGAAGACGCGGGTATGGAATGCGACACCAAAC TTACACGACTTGTAGATGGAGATTACGATGATGAAGGTCGGATCGAGGTTTACTATGGGGGTAGGTGGGGAAGAATATGCCCTACCGAATGGTCCGTTGAGGATGCCCACGTTGCCTGCAGAGAATTAGGATACCCCCTTGGAGCTAGGAACACAAAGCTTTTTGATGGGGGCGATGGACCGTTTCTAATGGACGATATGCAATGTGAAGGGAATGAGACCCGATTGACTGACTGCGTATTCCCTGGTTTCGCCAACGTACAAAACTGTGCTGAAGACCACACGCACGGAGCAGGCGTTATCTGCAATA AGCCTTCAGCTGTTGTAAAACTCCTGAGCGGATCCGGTAGTTTCGAAGGCATCGTTGAATACCGAATTGAATCTGAGCCTGGTCTGATTTGCGATTCGGATTGGAGTGATAAAGAAGCAGATGTTCTCTGTCGACAATTAGGATACCAGCATGGATCCAATGAAAAGCCTGTTTCTCTTGGTCCATTATCTGGGACCATCTATTACCATGACTATCATTGCATCGGAACAGAAGACCAGATAGGAGACTGTACGTTTACAGTAGTGCCCAGAGCTGACCGATGCGACCCTGACCATATAGCGCAGGTTGTTTGTGGGCCACCAATCG ACTTTGACCTTCGAATGACCGGAAACAGATTCAGTGAGCAAGGTCGTCTTGAGGTCTTTCTCAAAGGCGAGTGGGGCTATGTAGCTGCAGGATACTTTTCACGTGATTCCCAAGATACAGCGTGTCGCCATCTTGGCTTTGCAGGAGCTCTGTACGATATATACGACGATTTCGAATTTGCACGGTCTTCTCGGCCGATTCTTATAGACAATATAATGTGTTCTGATAGCGATATGAAGATAAACGATTGCTACAGACTAGAGTTGAGTGGACCCAATTCGACCCGCCAACAATCGGATGAAGTCAGTGTGTTATGTTTTCCATATGGTAAAAAAGAATTATGTGATGTTTACACTTTGACGACATAA
- the LOC135157661 gene encoding uncharacterized protein K02A2.6-like — MPTVCPARITPESLKGKVKDALDDLQAKDIIEEVSSPTDWVNQMAVVQTNSGKVRVCLDPRPLNIMLKRKHYPLPVLDDILPQLSDATVFSICNLKDGYLNCKLDEESSLLTTFPTPWGRYRWKRLPFGLKVSSEIFQKRLHQALDGLHGVRCVADDIIIWGNSDAEHDARLHCLLKRCQDVGIVLNKEKC; from the coding sequence ATGCCTACTGTTTGCCCAGCTAGAATCACCCCTGAATCCTTGAAAGGCAAAGTAAAGGATGCACTTGATGATCTTCAGGCAAAAGACATCATCGAAGAAGTCAGCTCTCCAACTGATTGGGTAAATCAGATGGCTGTGGTGCAGACAAATTCTGGTAAAGTACGTGTTTGTCTAGACCCCAGACCTCTCAACATCATGCTCAAGAGGAAACACTACCCCTTACCTGTCTTAGATGATATTCTACCTCAGCTTTCAGATGCTACAGTCTTTTCGATCTGCAACTTGAAAGACGGATACCTTAACTGCAAGTTAGATGAAGAGTCTAGTTTACTGACGACTTTTCCCACACCCTGGGGAAGGTACAGATGGAAACGTCTTCCTTTTGGTTTGAAAGTCAGTAGTGAAATCTTCCAAAAGAGGCTTCACCAAGCGCTTGATGGTCTTCATGGAGTCCGCTGTGTGGccgatgacatcatcatctggGGCAACAGTGACGCTGAGCATGATGCCCGACTACATTGTCTACTGAAGAGATGTCAAGATGTTGGCATTGTGTTGAACAAGGAGAAATGTTAG
- the LOC135157662 gene encoding uncharacterized protein K02A2.6-like, translating to MVCYYSNFFEMEKLQRTTAPAVIKRLKHHFGRYGVPDIIVSDNGPLFSSRDFAELAKELGVEHNTISPYNSKANGKAESAVKTAKRLLTRCKDTGDDVDLALLNIRYTPTQDIQRSPAQRFMGGRTRTLLPTSTRLLAPDRNPQTDLERPKESQKCQAKYFNRDTRKLKDLFPGAVARVKPFDNDKKWKKAVILKKLDDRSYEVRCEGQVLRRNREHLRAISEPQDVNDAGPALFNWRLSYGNSQPDVPTTERHTSHTRTKMSQTADINSPEKSRDANLNTSETEPTNPASLRRSRRQRCEPLKMRDFVTF from the coding sequence ATGGTTTGTTATTACTCCAACTTCTTTGAGATGGAAAAGCTACAGAGGACAACTGCCCCTGCAGTCATCAAGAGACTCAAACATCATTTTGGGAGATATGGAGTGCCTGACATCATTGTATCTGACAATGGTCCTCTTTTCTCTTCAAGAGACTTTGCTGAACTTGCCAAGGAGCTTGGAGTTGAGCACAATACCATCTCTCCATACAACAGCAAAGCTAATGGCAAAGCAGAGTCTGCTGTCAAGACTGCAAAAAGACTACTTACAAGATGCAAGGATACTGGAGATGATGTTGATCTAGCCTTACTCAACATTCGCTACACCCCTACACAAGATATCCAGAGAAGTCCAGCCCAGAGATTCATGGGTGGTCGGACTCGTACTCTCCTCCCCACTTCGACTCGGTTGCTAGCACCTGATCGCAACCCACAGACTGATCTTGAGAGACCGAAAGAAAGCCAGAAATGTCAAGCAAAGTATTTTAACAGAGATACAAGAAAGTTGAAAGATCTCTTTCCAGGAGCAGTCGCACGAGTCAAGCCATTCGACAATGACAAGAAGTGGAAGAAAGCAGTTATCCTTAAAAAACTGGATGACCGTTCCTATGAAGTTCGCTGTGAGGGCCAGGTTCTCAGAAGGAACAGAGAACACCTCAGAGCCATATCTGAACCACAAGATGTAAATGACGCTGGTCCTGCTCTGTTCAACTGGAGACTTTCTTATGGTAATTCTCAACCTGATGTACCAACTACTGAGCGCCATACTTCCCATACTAGGACCAAGATGTCCCAGACTGCGGATATTAACAGTCCGGAGAAGTCGCGTGATGCAAACTTGAATACCTCAGAAACAGAACCAACCAACCCAGCTTCCCTGAGACGATCTAGACGTCAGCGATGCGAACCGCTTAAGATGAGGGATTTTGTTacattttga